A portion of the Halobacillus ihumii genome contains these proteins:
- a CDS encoding acetylornithine transaminase, whose amino-acid sequence MSLFPTYKRFPLTIESGKGTTVVDDQGNEYLDFVSGIAVCNLGHRPPAVQQAVEEQLDKLWHVSNLYQIPLQQEAAEFLTNVTNLDCVFFCNSGAEANEAAIKLARKHTGREKIITFTNSFHGRTFATMSATGQEKVQEGYGTMLPTFEYLPYNEMEALKDLQGEDIAAIMVEVIQGEGGLVEGTASFLEAVQEKCRKLGALLIIDEVQTGIGRTGAPFAFQQAELDPDIVTAAKGLGSGFPVGAMIGKATLAESFTPGSHGTTFGGNPLAMAAVKATLETIFNYHFLQEVKEKGAFFQEELQLRLLPLSNVQEVRGQGLMIGIEVKGSVPSIIEELRDQGLLAVPAGAQVLRLLPPLNVSYDELQTAVQQLENVLKQNKAANEEELSSNR is encoded by the coding sequence ATGAGTTTATTTCCAACCTATAAACGATTTCCATTAACGATTGAGTCAGGAAAAGGTACAACGGTTGTCGATGATCAAGGAAACGAATACTTGGATTTTGTTTCAGGTATAGCTGTATGCAATTTGGGCCATCGCCCCCCTGCAGTACAGCAAGCCGTTGAGGAACAGCTCGATAAGCTATGGCATGTATCGAACTTGTATCAAATACCACTGCAGCAAGAAGCTGCGGAGTTTTTGACAAACGTTACTAATCTCGACTGCGTCTTCTTTTGTAATAGTGGAGCAGAAGCTAATGAAGCAGCGATCAAGCTGGCGAGAAAACATACAGGCAGGGAAAAAATTATCACGTTTACGAATTCATTCCATGGCCGAACGTTCGCAACTATGAGCGCAACTGGACAGGAGAAGGTTCAAGAAGGGTATGGAACTATGCTGCCTACGTTCGAATATCTCCCATATAACGAAATGGAAGCTCTAAAAGATCTCCAGGGTGAAGATATAGCAGCCATTATGGTTGAGGTCATTCAAGGAGAAGGGGGGCTTGTTGAAGGAACAGCATCCTTTCTTGAAGCTGTTCAGGAAAAATGCCGGAAACTCGGGGCCCTGCTCATTATTGATGAAGTGCAAACAGGCATTGGACGCACTGGTGCCCCTTTTGCCTTTCAGCAAGCTGAACTTGACCCCGATATTGTGACAGCAGCCAAGGGATTGGGAAGCGGCTTTCCAGTCGGAGCCATGATCGGTAAAGCAACCCTGGCAGAGTCCTTTACCCCAGGATCACACGGGACAACATTTGGAGGAAATCCGTTAGCTATGGCTGCTGTAAAAGCGACACTTGAGACCATTTTTAACTACCATTTTTTACAGGAAGTAAAAGAGAAGGGTGCTTTTTTTCAAGAGGAATTACAATTGCGCCTGCTTCCTCTATCAAACGTTCAGGAAGTGCGCGGACAGGGATTAATGATTGGAATAGAAGTGAAGGGCTCTGTTCCCTCAATTATTGAAGAATTAAGGGATCAAGGCTTACTGGCAGTTCCTGCAGGAGCCCAAGTACTGCGTCTGCTCCCGCCCCTGAATGTTTCTTATGATGAATTACAGACTGCAGTCCAGCAGCTGGAGAACGTGCTCAAACAAAACAAAGCAGCAAACGAAGAGGAATTGAGCTCAAACCGATAA
- the argB gene encoding acetylglutamate kinase has translation MIMSKSTLAIERDLEQKPVVVVKLGGSMLDQLSEDFYQSFAELRKHYHCVIVHGGGPAITLMLDRLNIESEFYEGFRKTTKETLEVVEMALSGKVNAQITADLAQQSIRAIGLKGSDAMMLTAKLIDQEKWGYVGTIEHVETDLLLRCLDAGYMPVIAPLGKTSEGQTVNINADVAAAAVAKALSAEKLLFVTDVPGIIREGAVIEDTTPEDIESLIQTGLIHGGMVPKVNAAVEALSGQLQEVMIVSGEHPLIEHNQMKGTRIRARRKEEV, from the coding sequence ATGATTATGTCAAAATCAACGCTAGCTATCGAACGTGACCTTGAGCAGAAGCCTGTTGTGGTAGTAAAGCTTGGTGGAAGCATGCTGGATCAGTTATCGGAAGATTTTTACCAGAGCTTTGCGGAGCTTCGTAAGCATTACCATTGTGTCATTGTCCATGGCGGTGGACCGGCTATTACCTTGATGCTGGACCGTTTGAATATAGAAAGCGAATTCTACGAGGGCTTCCGAAAGACAACAAAAGAAACACTTGAAGTTGTGGAGATGGCTTTGAGTGGAAAGGTGAACGCGCAAATAACGGCTGATCTTGCTCAACAATCCATACGGGCAATTGGATTAAAAGGTTCTGATGCGATGATGCTGACAGCGAAGCTCATCGACCAGGAGAAATGGGGTTATGTAGGAACTATAGAACATGTAGAAACAGACTTGCTCCTTCGTTGCCTAGATGCTGGTTACATGCCTGTCATTGCCCCGCTAGGCAAAACGTCTGAAGGGCAAACGGTTAATATCAACGCTGATGTGGCTGCCGCGGCAGTGGCGAAGGCCTTGAGTGCAGAGAAATTATTATTTGTAACAGATGTTCCCGGCATTATACGAGAGGGAGCTGTTATTGAAGATACTACACCAGAGGACATTGAGTCCCTTATACAAACAGGCTTGATTCATGGCGGTATGGTCCCAAAAGTGAATGCAGCGGTAGAGGCTTTATCAGGTCAGCTGCAGGAAGTCATGATTGTAAGTGGTGAACATCCATTGATCGAACACAATCAGATGAAAGGAACAAGGATCCGAGCGAGACGAAAGGAAGAAGTCTAA
- the argJ gene encoding bifunctional ornithine acetyltransferase/N-acetylglutamate synthase, with protein MQSTEAYKIERIEEGTISTPVGFSAGGIHSGLRRAKKDFGLLMSDQPASVAAVYTQSHFQAPPLQVTKESIEESGQIQAVVVNSAIANACTGEQGLANAYKMRELLSQQLSISKSYIAVASTGVIGEQLQMDKIEHGTQHVQATKNGASDFQQAILTTDTCEKKACYQVDIDGKTVTIAGAAKGSGMIHPNMATMLGFITTDASISSQHLQSALSVSIEKSFNQITVDGETSTNDMVLALANGRINHQTLTPQHSEWPAFQQALQQVCEDLAKQIAKDGEGATKLIEVNVTGAVSNEEARIIAKNVVGSNLVKTAIYGADANWGRIVGAIGYSQAKVNADSCSISIEGQLVFSDGTPCTFSEEQAKQDLSKEEVTIDIELYEGSGTGTAWGCDLTYDYVKINASYRT; from the coding sequence ATGCAGAGTACGGAGGCATACAAGATTGAGAGAATTGAAGAAGGAACGATTTCTACACCTGTCGGGTTTAGTGCAGGAGGAATACACAGTGGCCTCAGGCGTGCCAAGAAAGATTTCGGATTACTGATGAGTGACCAGCCTGCCTCCGTCGCAGCTGTTTATACGCAAAGTCATTTTCAAGCTCCTCCGCTTCAAGTCACAAAGGAAAGCATTGAAGAATCAGGCCAAATTCAGGCGGTTGTCGTCAACAGTGCTATTGCTAATGCCTGTACAGGTGAACAAGGGTTAGCAAACGCCTATAAAATGAGGGAGCTTCTATCACAACAACTCTCTATTTCAAAAAGCTACATTGCCGTTGCCTCAACAGGGGTAATCGGAGAACAGCTCCAAATGGATAAAATCGAGCACGGCACTCAACATGTGCAAGCAACAAAGAATGGAGCCAGTGATTTTCAGCAAGCGATCTTAACCACTGATACTTGTGAAAAGAAAGCGTGTTACCAGGTGGATATTGATGGGAAAACGGTAACGATTGCGGGCGCGGCCAAAGGTTCAGGGATGATTCATCCAAACATGGCCACGATGCTCGGTTTTATTACAACAGATGCCTCCATTTCATCGCAGCATCTCCAATCAGCATTAAGTGTTTCGATTGAAAAATCTTTTAATCAAATCACCGTTGATGGTGAAACATCCACCAATGACATGGTACTTGCGCTTGCCAATGGCCGTATAAATCATCAAACGCTTACGCCGCAGCATTCCGAATGGCCAGCCTTTCAGCAAGCTCTTCAGCAAGTATGTGAGGATTTAGCCAAACAAATTGCTAAAGATGGGGAAGGGGCTACTAAGTTAATCGAAGTCAACGTTACGGGGGCTGTATCGAATGAAGAGGCGAGAATCATTGCTAAGAACGTCGTCGGTTCAAACCTTGTCAAGACAGCGATCTATGGAGCGGATGCTAACTGGGGCCGGATCGTCGGTGCGATTGGCTACAGCCAGGCTAAGGTTAATGCGGATAGCTGCAGTATTTCTATTGAAGGCCAACTGGTATTCAGCGATGGCACGCCCTGTACTTTTTCAGAGGAGCAAGCGAAACAAGACTTGAGTAAAGAGGAAGTGACGATAGACATTGAGCTTTATGAAGGGAGCGGAACTGGAACGGCTTGGGGGTGCGATTTGACGTATGATTATGTCAAAATCAACGCTAGCTATCGAACGTGA
- the argC gene encoding N-acetyl-gamma-glutamyl-phosphate reductase, which translates to MKAGIVGATGYGGVELYRLLSSHAHIESITLYSSTQSGEGISESYSHLNTAQDQLQPLEPAAMKADLDVIFLATPAGVSSKLTPDLLGGKARVIDLSGDLRLSDQEVYTKWYKKEAAPQSVLQQAVYGLPEWNKESIQSAELIANPGCFPTAALLGLGPLIKEKLLDPSRIVIDAKTGVSGAGKNPNPLTHFAHTQENVQIYKVNQHQHIPEIEQQLTVWEKSMEPVSFSTHLIPMTRGIMTTMYGELKSSHSTEQLHDCLTASYRDQPFIRVRKPGHLPSTKDVYASNYCDIGVTVDDRTQRVTIVSVIDNLMKGAASQAVQNMNLAAGIEETTGLLHIPVYP; encoded by the coding sequence TTGAAGGCAGGAATCGTTGGAGCTACCGGATATGGCGGTGTTGAATTATATCGACTGCTATCCTCTCATGCGCATATTGAATCGATCACATTATATTCCTCCACTCAGTCGGGGGAAGGGATAAGTGAATCATACAGTCATTTGAATACAGCACAAGATCAACTGCAGCCATTGGAACCAGCTGCTATGAAGGCTGATCTTGACGTTATCTTTTTAGCCACACCAGCAGGAGTGTCCAGTAAGCTCACACCGGATCTCCTCGGCGGAAAAGCTAGGGTGATTGACTTATCTGGAGATCTTCGTCTTTCGGATCAGGAGGTCTATACAAAGTGGTATAAGAAGGAGGCAGCACCTCAATCGGTCCTTCAGCAAGCTGTCTATGGTTTACCTGAATGGAATAAGGAATCTATACAGTCGGCGGAACTGATTGCTAATCCGGGTTGTTTTCCGACAGCGGCACTGCTTGGTTTAGGACCATTAATAAAAGAGAAGCTGCTGGACCCGAGCCGAATCGTTATTGATGCCAAAACCGGTGTATCAGGAGCAGGGAAAAATCCGAATCCCTTGACCCATTTTGCTCATACTCAGGAAAACGTCCAGATTTATAAGGTTAATCAACATCAACATATTCCGGAAATAGAGCAGCAGCTTACTGTCTGGGAGAAATCAATGGAGCCCGTATCGTTTTCTACCCACTTAATCCCAATGACCAGGGGGATTATGACGACGATGTATGGTGAATTGAAAAGTTCTCATTCAACTGAGCAGTTGCACGATTGTTTGACAGCCTCTTACAGAGATCAGCCGTTTATAAGAGTGCGTAAGCCGGGTCACTTGCCGAGTACAAAGGACGTTTATGCCTCGAACTACTGCGATATCGGCGTAACGGTCGATGATCGGACTCAACGGGTGACGATTGTATCTGTCATTGACAATTTGATGAAAGGGGCAGCGAGTCAGGCTGTCCAAAATATGAATCTAGCAGCAGGGATCGAAGAAACGACGGGGCTACTTCATATTCCTGTTTATCCATAA
- a CDS encoding lysine N(6)-hydroxylase/L-ornithine N(5)-oxygenase family protein: MEQQDKMYDLIGVGVGPFNLSLAALLDEIEDITSVFFEQNDHFDWHPGMLIEGTKMQVPFLADLVTMADPTNKHSFLNYISQNDRMYQFYFLQRLDIPRREYNEYCQWVSKRLPSCQFGQRVTDVRHIQDNEEYFQVEVLNLATNQTSEFKARHLVMGTGTVPVMPKSLRNLPDADVFHTADFLPNQDRCRNANSITVVGSGQSAAETFRELLKEQKDYGYRIDWITRSPGFASMEESKLSLEHFSPDYVNYFYQLPQKQKDEIFANQGLYYKGISNHTINDIYNLLYEHSIGGDELDVGLQVLSEVKDITPKPSGSGYEITCYHTQKKEEFTHESEVVITATGYKPNVPDFVHHLGDFLEWDEEGRYKVEHDYRLQKAAESSNEIYVHSGISHTHGVGSTNLGLSVHRNKVIINHLMGRKVYSLPENNIFQNFGL; the protein is encoded by the coding sequence ATGGAACAACAAGACAAAATGTATGATCTCATCGGGGTAGGAGTGGGCCCCTTTAACCTAAGCCTGGCTGCACTTCTCGACGAAATAGAAGATATTACTAGTGTTTTCTTCGAACAGAACGATCACTTTGACTGGCATCCGGGCATGCTCATTGAAGGTACGAAAATGCAGGTGCCTTTCCTCGCAGACCTCGTCACGATGGCCGATCCAACCAACAAACATAGCTTTCTCAACTACATTAGCCAAAACGACCGCATGTATCAATTTTATTTTTTACAACGACTCGACATACCGCGCCGTGAATATAACGAATACTGCCAATGGGTCTCAAAAAGACTTCCAAGCTGTCAATTTGGCCAACGTGTCACTGACGTGCGTCATATCCAGGATAACGAGGAATACTTTCAAGTCGAAGTCCTCAATCTTGCCACCAACCAGACGAGCGAATTTAAGGCACGGCACCTCGTTATGGGTACGGGGACTGTTCCTGTTATGCCGAAATCGTTGAGGAATTTACCTGACGCAGACGTGTTCCACACCGCAGATTTCCTCCCTAATCAGGATCGCTGTCGAAACGCTAATTCGATCACTGTCGTTGGCTCAGGACAGAGCGCCGCCGAAACGTTTCGAGAACTTTTAAAAGAACAGAAAGATTACGGCTACCGTATCGACTGGATCACCCGCTCACCAGGGTTCGCTTCAATGGAAGAGTCTAAACTGAGTCTTGAGCATTTTTCACCTGATTATGTGAACTATTTTTACCAATTACCACAGAAGCAAAAAGACGAGATTTTTGCTAACCAGGGCTTGTATTATAAAGGAATCAGCAATCACACGATTAATGATATCTATAATCTTTTATATGAGCATTCGATAGGCGGGGATGAGCTTGATGTCGGCCTTCAAGTACTTAGTGAAGTGAAGGATATTACACCGAAACCGTCAGGCAGCGGATACGAAATCACCTGCTATCATACGCAAAAGAAAGAAGAATTCACTCATGAAAGTGAGGTAGTAATTACGGCAACCGGGTATAAACCGAACGTGCCGGATTTCGTCCATCACCTTGGTGATTTCCTCGAGTGGGATGAAGAGGGACGCTATAAAGTTGAGCACGATTATCGGCTGCAGAAAGCAGCTGAGTCCAGCAATGAAATTTATGTGCACAGCGGCATTTCCCATACACATGGTGTTGGCTCAACGAATCTAGGCCTCTCTGTTCATCGAAATAAAGTGATTATTAATCATTTAATGGGGCGGAAAGTTTACTCGTTACCTGAAAATAATATCTTCCAGAACTTTGGATTATAA
- a CDS encoding GNAT family N-acetyltransferase, producing the protein MGVKFWGEIDEDVNEMIDIYSNSFEDTKPEQVLEMITKHVTYKGFSGVKYVDENGGALGFAYGYTSFPGQYYREKIAAQLTDKEIQQWLTDCFELVELAVEPASRKKGIGRLLHDELLQTVNHTTSILTTSIDNVPAIELYRQSGWQVVKEHAVVIPEVPPLLVMGKELRYS; encoded by the coding sequence ATGGGAGTGAAATTCTGGGGTGAAATAGATGAGGATGTAAATGAAATGATTGACATTTACAGCAATTCATTTGAAGACACAAAACCAGAACAAGTCTTAGAAATGATAACAAAACATGTTACATATAAAGGTTTTTCCGGTGTGAAATATGTGGACGAAAATGGGGGTGCCCTGGGATTTGCATATGGTTATACGTCATTCCCCGGGCAATATTACCGTGAAAAAATAGCAGCACAGTTGACTGATAAGGAAATTCAACAATGGCTTACTGACTGCTTTGAGCTTGTAGAGTTAGCTGTTGAACCTGCCAGTAGAAAAAAAGGTATTGGCCGACTGTTGCATGATGAATTATTGCAGACTGTCAACCATACCACCTCCATACTTACGACCTCTATAGATAATGTCCCGGCGATTGAATTGTATAGACAGAGTGGATGGCAAGTGGTGAAAGAACATGCAGTTGTCATACCTGAAGTTCCACCATTACTAGTGATGGGGAAAGAGCTACGGTATTCCTGA